From the Paenibacillus sp. FSL H8-0548 genome, one window contains:
- a CDS encoding carbohydrate-binding family 9-like protein, with protein sequence MNVSGVPEPNIEYAPKHYICRRAAGELVLDGRVDKPFWAAANWTNDFVDIEGDLKPKPSKQTRVKMLWDDDYFYFAAELMEDQIWATLTERDSVIFYDNDFEIFIDPDGDTHNYYEFEINALNTVWDLLLVKPYRDGGPPVNGWDISGLQTAVHIDGELNKPGALNRKWSIEVAMPWKSLRECAAESRPPAKGEFWRVNFSRVEWRAEVQDGEFRKVINPDTGKSYPEDNWVWSPMGLINMHYPELWGYVVFEEGDAADSFELPPDERIKWELRKLYYRERNYFASRGAFTKEASLLMNDNENWSISPTIETTRSLFQISAPSTDGKAVYCIREDGKLWKE encoded by the coding sequence ATGAATGTAAGCGGAGTACCGGAGCCTAATATCGAATATGCTCCCAAGCATTATATATGCAGACGCGCGGCAGGGGAGCTCGTTCTCGATGGCCGTGTCGATAAGCCTTTCTGGGCTGCGGCGAACTGGACGAATGATTTTGTCGATATCGAAGGCGACCTGAAACCAAAGCCATCTAAGCAGACTCGGGTAAAAATGCTGTGGGACGATGATTATTTTTATTTTGCGGCGGAATTAATGGAGGATCAGATTTGGGCGACGTTGACGGAGCGGGATTCGGTCATTTTTTATGATAATGATTTTGAAATTTTCATCGATCCCGACGGAGATACCCATAACTATTACGAATTTGAAATTAACGCCTTGAACACCGTTTGGGATTTGCTGCTTGTTAAGCCTTACCGCGACGGAGGTCCTCCGGTTAACGGCTGGGATATTAGCGGACTTCAGACGGCGGTGCATATTGACGGAGAGTTGAACAAGCCGGGTGCGTTGAATCGAAAGTGGAGCATCGAGGTGGCGATGCCTTGGAAAAGCTTGCGCGAGTGCGCGGCTGAAAGCAGGCCGCCAGCGAAGGGCGAGTTTTGGAGAGTCAATTTCTCTCGCGTTGAATGGCGCGCCGAAGTGCAGGATGGCGAGTTCCGCAAAGTCATTAATCCGGATACGGGGAAGTCTTACCCCGAGGATAACTGGGTATGGTCGCCGATGGGGCTTATTAATATGCATTATCCTGAGCTTTGGGGTTATGTCGTGTTTGAGGAAGGAGACGCAGCGGATTCTTTCGAGCTGCCGCCGGACGAGCGTATCAAGTGGGAGCTGCGCAAGCTTTATTATCGTGAACGCAATTACTTCGCAAGTCGTGGGGCGTTTACGAAAGAAGCGAGCCTGTTAATGAACGACAATGAAAATTGGAGCATTTCGCCAACAATTGAAACGACCCGCTCCTTATTTCAAATTTCAGCGCCGTCAACGGATGGAAAGGCTGTCTACTGTATCAGAGAAGACGGCAAGCTATGGAAGGAGTGA
- a CDS encoding alpha-L-fucosidase: protein MSETKIVEEQEEVVEQGVHNYSGEEQWVKPEDPLLLERLEWFKDQKLGLMMHWGPYSQLGIVESWALSDTDEEWSRNEIDWDVDAEELKRQYFGLNKTFNPLRFQPELWADLAAENGFKYLNFTTKHHDGFCMWDTHTTDYRITGPDCPFHTHKYADICKQLFDAFRARGLAISAYFSKADWHTPYYWAPGMERGNVTSRGPSYDPKEYPHLWEQFVQFTHKQIMELMTRYGRIDMLWLDAGWVNDYRDQNIRLGEVVDKAREYQPWLLSADRTVGGPYENLITPEQTLPDRPLNVPWESCITMGYAFSYRYEDQYKSVRQLIHLLIEIVAKGGNLALNVAPQPDGRLSPTAISRIKGMGAWLKVYGEGIYGTRSCEPYSAHNCQFTRKDDIVYAFYLYKDEQESVQEELHIPIPQAFSQIDLVGGQDNLQYRRTDNGIIVLLPENERLEQAPIAHVFRIK from the coding sequence ATGAGCGAGACGAAAATCGTCGAAGAACAAGAAGAAGTGGTTGAACAGGGCGTTCACAACTACAGCGGTGAAGAGCAATGGGTAAAGCCCGAGGACCCGCTTCTGCTTGAACGCCTTGAATGGTTCAAGGATCAGAAGCTTGGCCTTATGATGCACTGGGGACCGTATTCTCAGCTTGGCATCGTAGAATCATGGGCGCTCAGCGACACGGATGAAGAATGGTCGCGCAATGAGATCGATTGGGATGTAGACGCAGAGGAATTGAAAAGGCAGTATTTTGGACTAAATAAAACGTTTAATCCACTGCGCTTTCAGCCTGAGCTATGGGCAGACCTAGCTGCGGAAAACGGCTTTAAGTATTTGAATTTTACGACGAAGCATCATGATGGCTTCTGCATGTGGGATACCCATACGACTGACTACCGCATCACAGGTCCAGATTGCCCCTTCCATACGCACAAGTATGCCGATATTTGCAAGCAGCTGTTTGATGCTTTCCGCGCGAGGGGATTAGCGATCTCGGCTTACTTCTCGAAGGCCGATTGGCACACGCCTTACTACTGGGCACCGGGTATGGAGCGCGGCAACGTGACGTCGCGAGGGCCTTCCTATGACCCGAAGGAATACCCTCACCTTTGGGAGCAATTCGTGCAGTTCACTCACAAGCAAATTATGGAGCTGATGACTCGCTATGGGCGAATCGATATGCTTTGGCTCGACGCAGGCTGGGTCAATGACTATCGCGACCAAAACATCAGACTGGGTGAAGTGGTTGACAAGGCGCGTGAATATCAGCCTTGGCTCCTTTCGGCGGACCGTACCGTCGGTGGACCGTACGAAAATTTAATTACACCGGAGCAGACACTGCCTGATCGTCCGCTGAATGTACCGTGGGAAAGCTGTATTACGATGGGCTACGCGTTCTCTTACCGCTATGAAGATCAATATAAATCCGTTCGCCAGCTGATTCATCTGCTCATTGAAATTGTAGCGAAAGGCGGCAATTTGGCTCTAAACGTCGCTCCACAGCCTGATGGAAGACTGTCTCCAACCGCCATTTCCAGGATTAAGGGAATGGGTGCCTGGTTGAAGGTTTACGGCGAAGGAATCTATGGAACGCGTAGTTGTGAGCCGTATTCCGCTCACAACTGCCAGTTTACGAGAAAAGACGATATAGTCTATGCGTTCTACTTATACAAGGATGAGCAAGAGAGTGTGCAAGAAGAACTGCATATTCCAATCCCGCAAGCCTTCAGCCAAATCGATCTCGTTGGCGGCCAAGACAATCTGCAATACCGTAGAACGGACAACGGAATAATAGTGCTTTTACCAGAAAATGAACGGCTAGAACAAGCGCCAATCGCGCATGTCTTCCGGATTAAATAA
- a CDS encoding extracellular solute-binding protein: MKKLHKASSLLLSLTLLVSVMAACGSPNEDKTNGSNAGSETSTSNQAEGVSKEGFPIVKEPITLKMMSQDVGVADWNKMPVLQEMEKLTGIKLQFQNAPLDSFATKKNLVFASGDLPDMFYAADLKPAEQVTYGSQGVLVPLEKYIDEGYAPNIKKIFDDHPDIRKSFTTPDGHIYALPTVDLAAVWYRGPMWYNGKFLKTLGASEPKTTEELYTYLKRVKDEDANGNGKKDEIPLTSVKLNDLRMYFLGFWGIYDEVVYADKDGKVHYTPQEEGYKGYLTFLNRLWKEDLLDHETFSQTDEQKKAKGKNNQVAVFNDYFPYFTLGGEPSEDNPLMTPVKSEIADSPVYGKHPGISANGTFAITSSNPAPEATMRWVDYLYSYEGATLFGQGPENLLWTYKDKEKHEKEWLPVPGGGDREEYKGTITPNYGILTPGMNSSELAIGLRSDFDLWIDEQNAEKLVPIAKAPFPNVYLTNDEQTEASTLLSDLNTYVQQMEAKFVTGQESLSNWDKYIEQIKKMGGDRIAELYQSAYDR, encoded by the coding sequence ATGAAAAAGCTTCATAAAGCATCATCGTTGTTGCTCAGTCTTACGCTGCTTGTCTCAGTAATGGCAGCTTGCGGCTCGCCAAACGAAGACAAAACAAATGGCAGCAATGCCGGGTCCGAAACATCGACATCCAATCAAGCTGAAGGGGTCAGCAAGGAAGGTTTTCCGATCGTTAAAGAACCGATCACGCTCAAAATGATGTCACAGGACGTTGGCGTAGCGGATTGGAACAAAATGCCTGTACTACAAGAGATGGAGAAATTGACAGGCATCAAATTGCAATTCCAGAACGCACCGCTTGACAGCTTTGCAACGAAGAAAAACCTTGTCTTTGCCAGCGGCGATTTGCCGGATATGTTCTACGCTGCGGATCTTAAGCCAGCAGAGCAGGTAACTTACGGCTCGCAAGGCGTTCTTGTCCCTCTCGAAAAATATATTGATGAGGGTTATGCACCTAATATCAAAAAAATATTTGATGACCATCCCGATATCCGCAAGTCATTCACAACGCCAGACGGTCATATTTATGCGCTGCCTACGGTCGATCTAGCAGCGGTTTGGTACCGTGGTCCGATGTGGTACAACGGTAAATTTTTGAAAACGCTTGGGGCATCAGAGCCAAAAACGACAGAAGAACTATATACCTATCTGAAGCGCGTTAAGGACGAAGATGCGAATGGAAATGGGAAAAAGGATGAAATTCCGCTCACTTCCGTCAAACTGAATGATTTGCGCATGTACTTCCTTGGCTTCTGGGGCATTTACGATGAGGTCGTTTACGCGGATAAAGATGGCAAAGTGCATTACACACCGCAAGAAGAAGGATACAAAGGATATTTGACCTTCCTAAACCGTCTATGGAAAGAAGATCTGCTTGACCATGAGACATTCTCGCAAACAGACGAGCAGAAGAAAGCGAAAGGCAAAAACAATCAAGTTGCTGTGTTCAATGACTATTTCCCTTACTTTACGCTAGGCGGCGAGCCAAGCGAAGACAATCCATTGATGACGCCTGTGAAAAGTGAAATCGCTGACTCGCCGGTTTACGGCAAGCACCCTGGTATTTCGGCAAACGGTACATTCGCAATCACAAGCAGCAATCCCGCACCAGAGGCAACGATGCGTTGGGTAGATTACCTGTACAGCTATGAAGGTGCTACGTTATTCGGCCAAGGCCCGGAAAACCTGCTGTGGACATATAAGGACAAAGAAAAACACGAGAAAGAATGGCTTCCGGTTCCAGGCGGCGGCGACCGTGAAGAATACAAAGGCACGATTACGCCAAACTACGGCATTCTTACGCCGGGCATGAATTCAAGCGAGCTTGCGATTGGACTTCGGAGCGACTTTGATTTATGGATCGATGAGCAAAATGCAGAGAAGCTGGTGCCAATCGCCAAAGCGCCATTCCCTAACGTTTACTTGACGAATGATGAGCAAACCGAAGCTTCTACTTTGTTGTCCGATCTGAACACGTATGTTCAACAGATGGAAGCGAAGTTTGTAACAGGCCAGGAGTCGCTCTCCAATTGGGACAAGTATATCGAACAAATTAAAAAAATGGGCGGCGATCGTATCGCCGAGCTTTATCAAAGCGCATATGACAGATAA
- a CDS encoding carbohydrate ABC transporter permease has protein sequence MTSAVKESGRDKVFLICNYIYVFLAFIVVAYPVIYMISASISDPKLVGSGEMWLWPRGITFEGYQRVFQNSSIWTGYGNTILYTVVGTTINLLVTLPAAYALSRKDFVGRNFFMGMFMVTMFFGGGLVPSYLLVKELGMVNTMWAIVIPSAASIWNIIVARTFFQSSIPKELQEAAQIDGCTNIRLFLKIILPLSMPIIAVMALFYGVGNWNSYFSALIYLNDAAKYPLQLVLRQILVLQEMSAQGGGALDASSAAALNNKAEIASLVKYAVIIVATAPIIAVYPFLQRYFVQGVMIGSVKG, from the coding sequence ATGACTAGTGCCGTTAAAGAGAGCGGACGGGATAAAGTATTTCTGATATGCAACTATATTTATGTGTTTTTGGCTTTTATTGTTGTAGCTTACCCTGTCATTTACATGATCAGTGCTTCTATAAGCGATCCGAAGTTGGTCGGTTCCGGAGAAATGTGGCTGTGGCCAAGAGGCATTACGTTTGAAGGTTATCAAAGAGTATTCCAGAACTCGAGCATATGGACGGGATATGGAAACACCATCCTTTATACGGTCGTAGGTACGACGATCAATTTATTGGTTACGCTGCCTGCAGCCTACGCGCTAAGCCGCAAAGATTTTGTAGGACGCAACTTTTTTATGGGAATGTTCATGGTTACGATGTTTTTCGGCGGCGGCCTCGTGCCAAGCTATTTGCTCGTCAAGGAACTGGGAATGGTCAATACGATGTGGGCGATTGTCATCCCTTCAGCCGCATCGATCTGGAACATCATTGTAGCTCGCACGTTCTTTCAGTCTTCCATTCCAAAAGAGCTACAAGAGGCTGCACAGATTGATGGCTGCACGAATATACGGCTGTTCTTGAAAATTATTTTGCCGTTATCGATGCCGATCATTGCCGTTATGGCTTTGTTCTACGGCGTAGGGAACTGGAACAGCTACTTCTCGGCGCTCATTTATTTGAATGACGCAGCGAAATACCCGCTGCAGCTTGTCCTGCGTCAAATTCTTGTATTGCAGGAGATGTCGGCTCAAGGCGGGGGCGCGCTGGATGCTTCTAGCGCAGCTGCTCTCAACAACAAAGCTGAAATCGCTTCACTGGTCAAATACGCCGTTATTATCGTAGCGACAGCGCCTATTATTGCGGTTTATCCTTTCTTACAGCGTTACTTTGTGCAAGGTGTCATGATTGGTTCTGTAAAGGGCTGA
- a CDS encoding sugar phosphate isomerase/epimerase family protein — protein MKIGLSSYSLLNAIKSGELSILDAIRWIADNGGEHMEIVPYGYTLVDNPELADAVRETAKEAGIALSNYSMPANFVQETEELFNEEVARVKLHVDLVHRLGMNHMRHDVTAFTLPEEKMTIKWFEDHLQLMVKGSQLIADYASQYGITTTIENHGFSVQSSDRVQRVLHEVDRPNFKTTLDIGNFMCVDENSIIGVKKNLPYASLIHFKDFYFRPYDQPPGGGDWFLTSNGNYLRGAIVGHGDIEIRKIVKLIKESGYDGYITIEFEGMEECKAASRIAMDNLRRFWNECQR, from the coding sequence ATGAAAATTGGATTAAGCTCATACAGTTTATTAAACGCGATTAAATCCGGAGAGCTGAGCATTCTTGATGCCATCCGCTGGATTGCGGATAACGGCGGGGAGCATATGGAGATTGTTCCTTATGGCTACACGCTAGTAGACAACCCGGAGCTGGCGGATGCCGTTCGGGAGACAGCTAAGGAAGCTGGGATCGCTTTATCTAACTACTCGATGCCGGCTAATTTTGTGCAAGAAACGGAAGAATTGTTCAACGAGGAAGTTGCGCGAGTCAAGCTGCATGTTGATCTTGTACACCGGCTTGGCATGAACCATATGAGGCATGACGTGACCGCTTTTACCCTTCCGGAAGAAAAGATGACGATCAAATGGTTCGAGGATCATCTGCAGCTGATGGTGAAGGGCAGCCAGCTCATAGCGGATTATGCCTCACAGTACGGCATAACGACAACGATTGAAAATCACGGCTTTAGCGTACAGTCGAGCGACCGCGTACAGCGTGTTCTTCACGAGGTAGACCGTCCGAATTTCAAGACGACGCTGGATATCGGAAACTTCATGTGCGTGGATGAGAATTCGATCATCGGCGTTAAGAAGAACCTGCCTTATGCTTCGCTCATCCATTTCAAAGATTTTTATTTCCGTCCGTACGATCAGCCTCCGGGTGGCGGCGACTGGTTTTTGACGTCGAATGGGAACTATTTGCGCGGTGCGATTGTTGGACACGGTGACATTGAAATCCGCAAAATCGTCAAGCTCATTAAGGAGTCGGGTTATGACGGGTACATCACGATTGAGTTTGAAGGCATGGAAGAATGCAAGGCGGCATCCCGCATCGCAATGGACAACCTGCGCCGCTTCTGGAATGAATGCCAACGATAA
- a CDS encoding helix-turn-helix domain-containing protein, which yields MKRNYFKSKLFLKYIWSYLFILLIPLVLMTIFIYQSAVTNLRSEIEQSHLSQLTQTKVIIDGRMKELNEIASRVSYDKRLTPFRVHDSYFSGEAIQALDQYKATSSIISEMFLYFHKDGNIYSSQGLSSLDVFTSSFSFHNWNKETVFQDLNITKFPTMRPADTVIRNSTLQDSMLAYLVPITPYSPTPHGTIMYLIKESELTSLIDSILGNYQGLTYILDNNGQILVDNRQGEALSITDAKSLFGLTPGIHDKILNGKPHSIVSVTSENNGWTYVTVMPSSQFFSSVVHVRSFIVMLFCIVVLVGAAIALVLARMQYQPISTLLEFANSKTKPKNQANESALTGNELDHIRTALQEYSSRVDLQEPYARNHFLSMLLKYGNAQSLTPELQEAFDLHFDRTHHFVMVIGWDEMSDNHEEMHERQEIIELLAQIEFPELEAHAYGVELPQLDQLALIISFNTNDAEEEFTPIRRIVEAVLSCLLETFDATPTIGVGTCYSSPNQLNQSFIEACSAFELRASSGHGTVTYFEKLHFTPDHTFWIPNNSLLKLAQSLKQGSYDVAEQIISPSIRSLQSSDLSALLKRCICFDILNTMLKTASELGIHNLIQEIAPNMIYSNTLDELESGFLNLASRICNQVERNNQKEEQSQIDRIVSYIDDHYMNHTLSLETVAFEFTISPSHVSRSFKEKTGINFVQYIWQKRLEEVMHHLKTTNAPLKDIIIQVGYLDTPNFIRKFKKETGHTPGQFRKLFGENGKVDTASDLDDE from the coding sequence GTGAAACGGAACTACTTTAAATCCAAATTGTTTTTAAAATATATCTGGTCCTACTTGTTCATTTTGCTTATTCCATTGGTGCTGATGACCATATTCATCTATCAAAGCGCAGTTACAAATCTGCGTTCCGAAATTGAACAATCCCACCTTAGCCAATTAACGCAAACCAAAGTCATTATTGACGGGCGAATGAAGGAACTGAACGAAATTGCATCCCGCGTCTCCTATGACAAGCGACTGACTCCGTTTCGGGTTCACGATTCTTATTTCAGCGGAGAAGCTATTCAAGCGCTCGATCAATACAAAGCGACAAGCTCAATTATCAGCGAAATGTTCTTGTATTTTCACAAGGATGGAAATATTTACTCTTCGCAGGGTCTGTCCAGTCTTGACGTATTCACAAGCAGCTTCAGCTTCCACAACTGGAACAAAGAAACCGTTTTCCAAGACTTGAACATTACTAAATTTCCAACGATGCGCCCTGCCGATACTGTTATTCGCAACTCTACCCTGCAGGACTCGATGCTGGCCTATCTTGTTCCCATTACGCCGTACAGCCCTACTCCGCACGGAACGATCATGTATCTGATCAAGGAATCCGAGCTTACGAGCTTAATCGATTCGATTCTAGGAAACTATCAAGGATTAACTTATATTTTAGACAACAATGGCCAAATTCTAGTAGACAATCGACAGGGCGAGGCCTTATCGATTACGGATGCGAAGTCCCTTTTCGGTCTCACGCCCGGCATTCACGATAAAATATTAAATGGCAAGCCGCACTCGATCGTATCCGTAACTTCGGAAAACAACGGCTGGACGTATGTCACCGTTATGCCGAGCTCACAGTTTTTTAGCAGTGTCGTGCATGTTCGCAGCTTCATCGTCATGCTGTTTTGCATCGTTGTTCTTGTTGGAGCAGCCATTGCTCTCGTGCTCGCCAGAATGCAATACCAACCGATCTCTACGCTTCTGGAGTTTGCCAATTCCAAAACCAAACCGAAAAATCAAGCAAATGAATCTGCCCTCACCGGCAACGAGCTTGATCATATCCGGACAGCGCTGCAGGAATACAGCTCGCGTGTAGACCTTCAAGAGCCATACGCCCGCAATCACTTTCTGTCTATGCTGCTCAAGTACGGGAATGCGCAAAGTCTTACGCCAGAGCTGCAAGAGGCATTCGATCTTCATTTTGACCGCACGCATCACTTTGTTATGGTGATAGGTTGGGACGAAATGAGCGATAATCACGAAGAGATGCATGAACGACAAGAAATAATCGAACTGCTTGCCCAAATCGAGTTCCCGGAATTGGAAGCGCACGCCTACGGCGTAGAGCTCCCGCAGCTCGATCAACTCGCGCTTATTATCAGCTTCAATACGAATGACGCGGAAGAGGAATTCACTCCTATCCGCCGCATTGTCGAAGCGGTGCTCAGCTGTTTGCTGGAAACGTTTGATGCCACTCCTACAATTGGCGTTGGAACCTGCTATTCTAGTCCAAACCAGCTAAATCAATCTTTTATCGAAGCTTGCTCTGCCTTTGAACTGCGGGCATCCAGCGGTCATGGCACCGTCACTTATTTCGAGAAGCTGCATTTCACGCCGGATCATACGTTCTGGATCCCAAACAACTCGCTGTTGAAGCTCGCTCAGAGTCTGAAGCAAGGAAGCTATGATGTGGCAGAACAGATCATCAGCCCGTCCATCAGGAGTTTGCAATCATCCGATCTGTCCGCATTACTCAAACGCTGCATATGCTTCGATATTTTGAATACGATGCTGAAAACCGCATCCGAGCTTGGCATTCATAATTTGATACAAGAAATAGCTCCGAATATGATTTACAGCAATACGCTAGATGAGCTGGAAAGCGGCTTTTTGAATCTAGCCTCCCGGATCTGCAATCAAGTGGAGCGCAACAACCAGAAGGAAGAGCAGTCGCAAATCGATCGGATCGTATCCTATATCGATGATCACTATATGAACCATACGCTCAGTCTTGAAACGGTCGCCTTCGAGTTCACTATTTCACCTTCTCATGTCAGCCGGTCGTTTAAGGAAAAGACAGGCATCAACTTCGTCCAATATATTTGGCAAAAAAGACTGGAAGAGGTTATGCATCATTTAAAAACAACGAATGCTCCGCTTAAAGACATCATTATTCAAGTCGGTTATTTGGATACGCCTAACTTTATCCGTAAGTTCAAGAAGGAAACCGGGCATACGCCTGGCCAATTCCGCAAGTTGTTCGGAGAGAACGGAAAAGTCGATACGGCATCCGATCTGGATGACGAATAA
- a CDS encoding alpha-L-fucosidase, giving the protein MQEWFKEAKLGIFIHYGIYAVDGVAESWSFYNGRMPYDAYMKQLDGFTAANFDADKWADLIEQSGAKYAVLTTKHHDGVALWDTQYSDLNVVKKTPVKRDLIKEYAEAVTSRGIRLGMYYSLIDWSHPDYPSVFEGGRVPEDLSTVNKFSSPVDGIQDEEKWNKFLQFNNDQLREILTNYGKVDLLWFDGDWERSAEQWNLPAFKQYLQSFNPDIIINSRLQGYGDYKTPEQGIPITRPEGPWEFCTTINSSWGYVPTDNKYKSLNQIIRMFCDCITLGGNMLLDIGPMEDGTIDKRQEDILLGLGDWIRTHEEAVFGTEEGIMPRYYLGGSTVSKDKKTLYLFVYDDPKENLCLKGLCNPIKKITVLHSGKELTHEIHGGVPWFNIPGTTWIHMTGEDTHNQVTVLKLEFDEELDMYGGSGAVVTHN; this is encoded by the coding sequence ATGCAAGAGTGGTTTAAAGAGGCAAAGCTCGGTATTTTTATACACTATGGCATTTATGCGGTTGATGGAGTTGCGGAGTCATGGTCCTTCTATAACGGAAGAATGCCCTATGATGCTTACATGAAACAGTTAGACGGCTTTACGGCTGCGAACTTCGATGCGGACAAATGGGCCGATTTGATTGAACAATCAGGGGCGAAGTACGCAGTTCTTACGACTAAGCACCATGACGGAGTTGCCTTGTGGGATACGCAGTACAGCGACTTAAACGTTGTGAAGAAGACACCGGTGAAACGGGATTTAATTAAAGAATATGCGGAGGCCGTTACGAGCAGAGGGATTCGGCTTGGCATGTACTATTCGCTGATTGATTGGTCGCATCCCGATTATCCGTCTGTTTTTGAAGGTGGCAGGGTACCGGAGGATCTGAGTACGGTGAATAAGTTTTCAAGTCCTGTCGATGGCATTCAGGATGAAGAGAAATGGAATAAGTTTTTGCAGTTTAACAATGACCAGCTGCGGGAGATTTTGACGAACTACGGGAAGGTTGATCTGCTATGGTTCGATGGGGACTGGGAACGCAGCGCGGAGCAGTGGAATTTGCCTGCGTTCAAGCAATACCTGCAATCGTTCAATCCGGATATTATTATCAACTCGCGTCTGCAAGGCTATGGCGACTACAAAACGCCGGAGCAAGGCATTCCGATTACGCGGCCGGAGGGACCATGGGAGTTCTGCACGACGATCAACAGCTCTTGGGGATATGTGCCGACGGATAACAAATACAAATCATTAAATCAGATCATCCGAATGTTCTGTGATTGCATTACCTTGGGGGGCAATATGCTGCTCGATATAGGCCCTATGGAGGACGGAACGATCGATAAGAGACAAGAAGATATTTTGCTCGGGCTGGGCGATTGGATTCGAACGCATGAGGAAGCGGTATTCGGCACGGAAGAAGGCATTATGCCACGTTACTATTTAGGCGGCAGCACCGTCTCGAAAGATAAAAAGACATTGTATCTCTTTGTTTATGACGATCCGAAGGAGAATTTGTGTCTGAAAGGATTATGTAATCCGATCAAAAAAATTACGGTGCTTCACTCCGGCAAAGAGCTTACGCATGAAATTCATGGCGGCGTGCCGTGGTTCAACATTCCGGGAACGACATGGATTCATATGACTGGGGAAGACACCCATAATCAAGTTACGGTGCTTAAGCTGGAATTTGATGAAGAACTGGATATGTACGGCGGTTCTGGAGCTGTTGTAACGCATAACTAG